In Rothia mucilaginosa, one genomic interval encodes:
- a CDS encoding DUF6318 family protein produces the protein MMSPSPTSVGMSRRVALGATGAGVLAALTACASDIRPLADGSASSSPSASASASESASASASASASASASSGKSYKGFVKFDNFEKNGEYVPATAEKKAQNVPKPLVPGNMNDQNVDGLYAFIGYWLASFNYALMTGDAEPMKKADPADVYAKSLEEFTYMYESNLGWMYGTDTPVTIELITGSPQKASGSTTRYNWPGYMNYSPDAKIHREGKSDQPLKTDSSQKGQLMKAAVEYKDGKWFMLTGNEGSSSSASGSSSSSSSV, from the coding sequence ATGATGAGCCCTTCCCCCACCTCTGTTGGTATGTCCCGCCGCGTGGCACTGGGTGCAACCGGTGCCGGCGTACTGGCTGCATTGACTGCGTGCGCTAGCGATATTCGCCCGCTGGCTGACGGTAGCGCATCCAGCTCTCCTTCTGCTTCTGCAAGTGCGTCCGAAAGCGCATCCGCGAGTGCCTCGGCTAGCGCTTCAGCTTCTGCTTCTTCCGGCAAGTCCTACAAGGGATTTGTGAAGTTCGATAACTTCGAGAAGAACGGCGAATACGTTCCTGCCACGGCTGAGAAGAAGGCACAGAACGTGCCGAAGCCTCTCGTTCCGGGGAACATGAACGATCAGAACGTTGATGGCTTGTACGCGTTCATCGGCTACTGGCTGGCGAGCTTTAACTATGCGCTGATGACCGGCGATGCTGAGCCGATGAAGAAGGCTGACCCTGCAGATGTGTATGCGAAGAGCCTGGAGGAATTTACGTACATGTACGAGAGCAATCTGGGCTGGATGTACGGTACGGATACCCCGGTTACTATTGAGCTGATTACTGGTTCACCGCAGAAGGCGTCCGGTAGCACTACCCGTTACAACTGGCCGGGTTATATGAACTACAGCCCTGATGCGAAGATTCATCGTGAGGGCAAGTCTGACCAGCCCCTTAAGACGGATTCCAGCCAGAAGGGCCAACTGATGAAGGCTGCTGTGGAATACAAGGACGGTAAGTGGTTTATGCTCACCGGCAATGAAGGCTCTTCTTCGTCGGCTTCCGGTTCTTCTTCTAGCTCTTCTTCTGTCTAG
- a CDS encoding Nif3-like dinuclear metal center hexameric protein, with protein sequence MTEKLETPTLAEVVDAFHTLFPPQLAAGWDASGLVAGRGAAKVSTVLFAVDALTATAEEAVAEGAQLLITHHPLLLRGAKFIPDSDYKGNVLHTLIEGGCGLLGAHTNADAAVEGVNEALCDAIGLIDREPLTEAQTQVLDEQEHAVGTGRLGTLPEEITLKELAERLAAALPATAGGLRIAGRADQPIRRVALCGGAGDSLFDAVRATDAQVYITADLRHHPASEFRETARIDGSNIALIDCSHAASESLWLRSAANRLCALLAERGFTIETKLSALNSDPWDFTVSTGVATGQEAHSASTAAAPAWEL encoded by the coding sequence ATGACTGAAAAACTAGAAACCCCCACCCTCGCAGAAGTCGTCGATGCCTTCCACACGCTCTTCCCGCCGCAGCTTGCCGCCGGATGGGATGCCTCCGGCCTCGTCGCCGGACGTGGCGCCGCTAAAGTGAGCACCGTCCTCTTCGCAGTAGACGCCCTCACCGCCACCGCCGAAGAAGCCGTAGCCGAAGGCGCGCAGCTGCTCATCACCCATCACCCGCTGCTGCTCCGCGGCGCAAAGTTCATCCCCGACAGCGACTACAAGGGCAATGTACTGCACACCCTTATCGAAGGCGGATGCGGCCTGCTCGGCGCGCACACCAACGCCGATGCCGCCGTCGAAGGTGTGAACGAAGCGCTCTGCGACGCTATCGGCCTGATTGACCGCGAACCGCTCACCGAAGCGCAAACCCAGGTGCTCGACGAGCAGGAACACGCGGTAGGCACCGGTCGCCTCGGCACCCTACCCGAAGAAATCACCCTCAAGGAGCTAGCAGAACGCCTCGCAGCGGCACTGCCCGCAACTGCCGGTGGCCTGCGCATCGCCGGACGCGCCGACCAGCCGATCCGCCGCGTCGCCCTCTGCGGTGGTGCCGGCGACTCCCTCTTCGACGCAGTACGCGCGACCGACGCACAGGTGTACATTACCGCCGACCTGCGCCACCACCCCGCCAGCGAATTCCGCGAAACCGCACGAATCGACGGCAGCAACATCGCCCTGATTGACTGCTCCCACGCCGCCAGCGAATCGCTGTGGTTGCGTTCGGCGGCAAACCGCCTGTGTGCCCTGCTCGCTGAGCGCGGTTTCACCATCGAAACGAAGCTGTCTGCACTCAACAGTGACCCGTGGGACTTCACCGTCTCCACCGGCGTGGCAACCGGTCAGGAGGCGCACTCGGCAAGCACCGCCGCAGCCCCCGCGTGGGAACTCTAG
- the msrA gene encoding peptide-methionine (S)-S-oxide reductase MsrA, translating to MTDVVLAGGCFWCLDAVYRQFRGVEASVCGYTGGETPDPDYRSVCSGTTGYQEALKLSFDPQVIDLDTVLDIFFTSHDPTSWDRQGADTGSQYRSVLFYADEQQREAFERAVARAQQLYPSPIVTEIKPLGVFYEAEDYHQNYYALNPAQGYCAFVVSPKVAQARRNFAHLLR from the coding sequence ATGACTGATGTTGTTCTTGCCGGCGGCTGTTTCTGGTGCCTGGATGCGGTGTACCGCCAGTTCCGCGGGGTTGAGGCGAGCGTCTGCGGCTACACGGGCGGCGAGACTCCCGACCCTGATTATCGTTCGGTATGTTCGGGTACGACCGGGTACCAGGAGGCGCTGAAGCTCAGCTTTGACCCGCAGGTCATTGACCTGGATACGGTGCTGGATATTTTCTTCACGAGCCACGATCCGACCAGCTGGGATCGTCAGGGTGCGGATACCGGTTCGCAGTACCGTTCGGTGCTTTTCTACGCGGATGAGCAGCAGCGTGAGGCGTTTGAGCGTGCGGTGGCGCGTGCTCAGCAGCTGTACCCCTCCCCCATTGTTACGGAGATTAAGCCCCTGGGCGTGTTCTATGAGGCTGAGGATTATCACCAGAACTATTACGCGTTGAATCCGGCGCAGGGTTATTGTGCGTTTGTGGTAAGCCCGAAGGTGGCTCAGGCACGCCGTAATTTTGCGCATCTGCTCCGTTAG
- a CDS encoding DUF6318 family protein has product MTSPSSKPVALSRRAVLGAGGVGLAAVLSACARTVHPPVDTAASESASVSPSASPALPSANKSYQGKVTFDNFEKNGEYVPATAEKKAQNVPKPIMPEKVQELSIDGIYALIGYWISSFNYLALTGDIEPLKKTDPSSEYYKELEPMVKLYETGRGWLYDTSEPMSVYLLTDTPTQVEGDRIRYFWRARSLVDQNAKRHLTEGDNRDKSLARAEDSQGQAMRIVVEYKEGAWFMSTQKDKDAGKSSDSASPSAS; this is encoded by the coding sequence ATGACTAGCCCCTCTTCTAAGCCCGTCGCTTTGAGCCGCCGCGCCGTGTTGGGTGCGGGCGGTGTTGGTCTTGCCGCTGTGTTGTCTGCGTGTGCGCGTACGGTGCATCCGCCAGTTGATACTGCCGCCTCTGAGTCAGCGAGCGTGAGCCCCTCTGCTTCGCCGGCGTTGCCGTCTGCGAATAAGTCGTATCAGGGTAAGGTCACGTTCGATAACTTTGAGAAGAACGGCGAGTATGTGCCTGCCACGGCTGAGAAGAAGGCGCAGAATGTGCCCAAACCGATTATGCCGGAGAAGGTGCAGGAGCTGAGCATTGACGGTATTTATGCGCTGATTGGCTATTGGATTTCTAGCTTTAATTATTTGGCGTTGACGGGTGATATTGAGCCGTTGAAGAAGACGGACCCGAGTAGCGAATACTATAAGGAGCTTGAGCCGATGGTTAAGCTCTATGAGACGGGTCGCGGCTGGCTTTACGATACGAGTGAGCCGATGTCTGTGTACCTGTTGACGGATACTCCCACGCAGGTTGAGGGCGACCGTATTCGTTATTTCTGGCGTGCTCGTTCCCTGGTTGATCAGAATGCGAAGAGGCATCTGACGGAGGGTGATAACCGCGATAAGTCGCTGGCTAGGGCAGAAGATTCTCAGGGTCAGGCGATGAGGATTGTTGTGGAGTATAAGGAGGGTGCTTGGTTTATGAGTACCCAGAAGGATAAGGATGCTGGTAAGAGCTCGGATTCTGCGAGCCCCTCGGCTTCCTAG